The following coding sequences are from one Panicum hallii strain FIL2 chromosome 5, PHallii_v3.1, whole genome shotgun sequence window:
- the LOC112892759 gene encoding putative pectinesterase/pectinesterase inhibitor 22 encodes MPLYTRTRPSCSWQRTPSPRGRSHKPHAASSTMASSFLLLLLLTFVLLLAAAPRGEGRAVFAGLSFESPGEAEAFEDALLRQACFNVSLLPSSGGREACVARLDTARGGAGSGPLPVLRAALRGTLGEAVGAAGAVGAFASLSNHAREEMAVRDCVELLGYSVDELGWALDAMAETDDGLEELDASGARVAAAAAAARRAEDDLHAWLSAALGNQDTCLEGFRGTDGRLLRRVEAAVAQLSQLVSNLLAMHKRLRSITPLLHHAPPRNNGTGGGGGDPGSELPPWVMDIEGGGGGGRDEELLLKRARGGGRSTRVDVVVAQDGSGRYRTVSEAVARAPSHSKRKYVIYVKRGVYHENVEVRKKKTNIVLVGEGMGETVISGSRSFSGGWTTFRSATFAVAGAGFVARDLTIRNTAGPAAHQAVALRVDSDRSAFFRVAVEGHQDTLYAHSLRQFYRDCRVAGTVDFVFGNGIAVLQRTLVATLPLAPGQAGSVTAQGRRDPNQNTGFAFHGCVVEARHPTFLGRPWKPFSRVVVMESYLGPGVQARGWLEWAATGAGERGAALATLFYGEYGNYGPGAGVAGRVKWPGYHVIADAAVAGRFTVRRFIDGLAWLPATGVTFTADLFRK; translated from the exons ATGCCTCTATATACACGTACACGCCCCTCGTGCTCATGGCAACGCACTCCCTCACCTCGCGGGCGCTCGCACAAGCCGCATGCAGCTTCGTCAACAATGGCCTCCTccttcctgctgctgctgctgctgacgttcgtgctcctcctcgccgccgcgccgcgcggtgAAGGACGGGCCGTGTTCGCCGGCCTGTCGTTCGAGAGCCCGGGCGAGGCGGAGGCCTTCGAGGACGCGCTGCTGCGCCAGGCGTGCTTCAACGTCTCGCTGCTGCCGTCGTCGGGCGGGCGCGAGGCGTGCGTGGCGCGGCTCGAcacggcgcggggcggcgcggggagcgGCCCCTTGCCGGTCCTCCGCGCGGCGCTGCGCGGCACGCTCGGCGAGGCCGTGGGCGCCGCGGGGGCCGTCGGGGCGTTCGCCTCGCTGTCCAACCACGCGCGCGAGGAGATGGCGGTGCGGGACTGCGTCGAGCTGCTGGGGTACTCCGTCGACGAGCTCGGGTGGGCGCTCGACGCCATGGCCGAGACCGACGACGGCCTGGAGGAGCTAGACGCCTCCGGGGCCCGCGTCGCcgcggcagcagcggcggcgcggcgcgcggaggaCGACCTCCACGCGTGGCTCAGCGCGGCGCTGGGCAACCAGGACACGTGCCTCGAGGGCTTCCGCGGCACCGACGGCCGCCTGCTGCGCCGCGTCGAGGCGGCCGTGGCGCAGCTCTCGCAGCTGGTCAGCAACCTCCTCGCCATGCACAAGCGCCTGCGCAGCATCACGCCGCTGCTGCACCACGCGCCGCCGAGGAACAacggcacgggcggcggcggcggcgaccccgGCTCGGAGCTGCCGCCGTGGGTGATGGACatcgagggcggcggcggcggcggcagggacgAGGAGCTGCTGCTCAAgcgcgcccgcggcggcggcaggtcgACGCGCGTGGACGTCGTGGTGGCGCAGGACGGCAGCGGGCGGTACCGGACCGTCAGCGAGGCGGTGGCGCGGGCGCCGAGCCACAGCAAGAGGAAGTACGTGATCTACGTGAAGCGGGGCGTGTACCACGAGAACGTGGaggtgaggaagaagaagaccaacatcgtgctcgtcggcgagggcATGGGCGAGACGGTGATCTCCGGCAGCCGGAGCTTCTCCGGCGGCTGGACCACCTTCCGGAGCGCCACATTCG cggtggccggcgcggggtTCGTCGCGCGGGACCTGACGATCCGGAAcacggcggggccggcggcgcacCAGGCGGTGGCGCTGCGCGTGGACTCGGACCGCTCCGCCTTCTTCCGCGTGGCCGTGGAGGGCCACCAGGACACGCTGTACGCGCACTCTCTCCGGCAGTTCTACCGCGACTGCCGCGTCGCCGGCACCGTCGACTTCGTCTTCGGCAACGGCATCGCTGTCCTCCAGCGGACGCTCGTGGCCACGCTGCCGCTGGCGCCCGGGCAGGCCGGCAGCGTCACCGCGCAGGGCCGCCGGGACCCGAACCAGAACACGGGCTTCGCCTTCCACGGCTGCGTGGTGGAGGCCCGGCACCCGACGTTCCTGGGCCGGCCGTGGAAGCCCTTCTCGCGGGTGGTGGTCATGGAGTCCTACCTGGGCCCCGGCGTGCAGGCCCGCGGGTGGCTGGAGTGGGCCGCCACCGGCGCCGgggagcgcggcgcggcgctcgcCACGCTGTTCTACGGGGAGTACGGGAACTACGGGCCCGGCGCGGGCGTCGCAGGTCGGGTGAAGTGGCCCGGGTACCACGTGATCGCggacgccgccgtcgccggccggTTCACCGTCCGGCGGTTCATCGACGGGCTCGCCTGGCTGCCCGCCACCGGCGTCACCTTCACGGCCGACCTGTTCAGAAAATGA